From a single Vitis vinifera cultivar Pinot Noir 40024 chromosome 18, ASM3070453v1 genomic region:
- the LOC100258440 gene encoding F-box protein FBW2 — protein MTATGVAVHCYWNGRVKKEKGDVDYEGDNVNIMPVKLNYGTTYAELLDKIYTITGIDRWGFELNIICRYPISSREYKPIPIKNDEAVELMLEVPIRSGVFCVEIYLETNAVNKPFHVEANAPANVQISPLSHLLKGECNAVYSNDWETSSKHSNDSPKKDDNQMEGRKWEELNRDCLVNVFQKVGMESMLLDVPLVCKSWHKASLDPKCWEFLIFPEYIEPDDIWGRGPFAERFMLEFQFSVTAFIKFVIDRSCGHATALSLPICCTEEAFKYAANKCPKLELLGLNAGLLHKHSSIIPKLISKWKNLQSLVLGSSHGMEEILTPIRLFCRNFTRLSAPKTNVGNKEASAIVTSLPNLRYLVLNGASIEQESLVMILQGCKQLIEIDVRDCDGFDEDDAEILKLASHIPSFMCKGSYLYDPFDDYEHTQIDHNYRVYGYGCCYDYD, from the exons ATGACTGCAACTGGTGTGGCAGTGCATTGTTATTGGAACGGGCgagtgaaaaaggaaaagggcgATGTTGATTATGAAGGTGACAATGTCAACATCATGCCTGTTAAGCTCAACTATGGAACTACCTATGCTGAATTGTTGGATAAAATCTATACAATCACAGGCATTGACAGATGGGGTTTTGAGTTGAACATCATATGCAGATATCCTATATCTTCACGGGAATATAAACCGATCCCAATAAAGAATGATGAGGCTGTGGAACTGATGTTGGAGGTCCCAATCAGATCAGGGGTGTTCTGTGTAGAAATATATTTGGAGACTAATGCGGTCAATAAACCATTTCATGTTGAAGCAAATGCACCAGCAAATGTGCAAATATCTCCTTTGAGTCATTTGCTAAAAGGAGAGTGTAATGCGGTCTATTCAAACGATTGGGAGACATCATCCAAGCATTCAAATGATTCTCCTAAAAAAGACGATAACCAG ATGGAGGGACGAAAGTGGGAGGAGTTAAACAGGGACTGTTTGGTGAATGTGTTTCAAAAAGTGGGAATGGAGTCAATGTTGTTGGATGTTCCCCTTGTATGCAAGTCATGGCATAAAGCGAGCCTCGATCCTAAGTGCTGGGAGTTTCTCATTTTTCCTGAATATATCGAGCCTGATGATATATGGGGGAGGGGCCCCTTTGCAGAAAGGTTTATGCTGGAATTTCAATTCTCTGTCACTGCATTCATAAAGTTTGTAATCGACCGTAGCTGTGGACATGCCACTGCACTTAGCCTCCCCATCTGCTGCACCGAAGAGGCATTCAAGTATGCTGCTAACAA GTGTCCTAAACTAGAGCTTTTGGGATTGAATGCTGGTCTACTTCACAAGCATTCCAGTATTATCCCAAAATTGATATCCAAGTGGAAAAATCTGCAATCGTTGGTACTTGGGAGCAGTCATGGCATGGAGGAAATCCTCACCCCAATTCGTCTTTTCTGCAGAAACTTCACAAGGCTATCAGCTCCAAAAACGAATGTTGGCAACAAGGAAGCATCAGCCATTGTCACCTCGCTGCCAAACCTTAGGTATTTGGTTCTAAATGGAGCATCCATTGAGCAGGAAAGTTTAGTGATGATATTGCAGGGCTGCAAACAGCTTATCGAGATAGATGTGAGGGACTGTGATGGTTTTGATGAGGATGATGCTGAGATACTGAAGCTTGCTTCTCATATTCCTTCATTCATGTGCAAAGGTTCGTACCTTTATGACCCCTTCGATGACTATGAGCATACCCAAATAGATCACAATTACCGTGTTTATGGTTATGGTTGCTGTTATGATTATGATTGA
- the LOC100241318 gene encoding probable beta-1,3-galactosyltransferase 8 isoform X2: MRGKLVPGKAIFILCMASFLAGSLFTTRTWTHRSYSCNNDRQLQFIPNKVALSRTGCDQNRKLIQGDDHSEDIMGEVTKTHQAIQSLDKTVSTVEMELAVGRTSQTGHQVSQDTPQNLRKAFVVIGINTAFSSRKRRDSLRETWMPRGAKRARLEKEKGVIIRFVIGHSATPGGVLDRAIDAEEEENKDFLRLNHVEGYHELSSKTRLYFSTAVSMWDADFYVKIDDDVHLNVGMLVRTLARYRYKPRIYIGCMKSGPVLSQKGVKYYEPEFWKFGEEGNKYFRHATGQIYAISKDLAAYISINAPILHRYANEDVSLGSWFIGLEVEHVDDRMMCCGTPPDCEWKTQVGNVCVASFDWSCSGICKSVERMKDVHNTCGEGDGFVWNVEL, translated from the exons ATGAGGGGAAAACTGGTTCCGGGAAAAGCCATTTTCATTCTATGCATGGCTAGCTTTCTTGCAGGGTCGCTCTTCACTACCCGGACATGGACACACCGTTCCTATTCCTGTAACAATGACCGTCAACTTCAATTCATCCCCAACAAGGTGGCCTTGTCCAGAACAGGATGCGATCAGAATCGG AAGCTGATACAAGGAGATGATCACTCAGAAGATATAATGGGAGAAGTCACAAAGACGCATCAAGCTATTCA ATCGCTGGATAAGACAGTTTCAACGGTAGAAATGGAACTAGCAGTGGGCCGGACCAGCCAGACCGGCCACCAGGTTTCCCAAGACACCCCACAGAATCTGCGGAAAGCTTTTGTTGTGATAGGGATTAACACTGCGTTCAGCAGCAGGAAACGCCGGGACTCGCTCCGGGAAACATGGATGCCGAGAG GAGCCAAGCGCGCAAGATTGGAGAAGGAGAAAGGGGTGATTATCCGGTTTGTGATCGGACACAGCGCGACGCCGGGCGGGGTTCTGGACAGGGCCATAGACGCGGAGGAGGAGGAGAACAAGGACTTTCTTAGGCTGAACCATGTGGAGGGATACCATGAGCTCTCAAGCAAGACCCGGTTGTATTTTTCCACTGCGGTTTCGATGTGGGATGCagatttttatgttaaaatagaTGATGATGTGCACCTAAACGTGG GTATGCTAGTGAGAACACTTGCAAGGTATAGGTACAAACCTAGGATCTACATTGGATGCATGAAGTCAGGACCAGTTCTCTCTCAAAa AGGGGTGAAATATTACGAGCCAGAGTTCTGGAAATTTGGAGAGGAAGGGAACAAGTATTTCAGGCACGCCACTGGTCAAATCTATGCAATTTCGAAGGATCTAGCGGCCTACATTTCAATCAACGC GCCCATTCTACATAGATATGCCAATGAAGATGTTTCTCTGGGGTCATGGTTCATTGGCTTGGAAGTAGAGCACGTTGATGACCGTATGATGTGTTGTGGGACCCCTCCAG ATTGCGAATGGAAGACACAAGTTGGAAATGTATGTGTGGCATCCTTTGATTGGTCGTGCAGTGGAATATGCAAGTCTGTGGAGAGGATGAAGGATGTGCACAACACTTGTGGAGAAGGAGACGGGTTTGTTTGGAATGTTGAGCTCTAA
- the LOC100854143 gene encoding putative F-box/LRR-repeat protein 23 isoform X1, whose translation MDATSVAVHCYWNGRVKKESKDVDYEGDNVSMMPINLNYGTTYAELLDKICTITGIDRFDFEFNIVCRYPISSREYKPIPIKNDEAVKLMLEVPIRSGVSCVEIYLESNAVSFPVEANATANVQTSPSIRLLEQESNAVYGVNDGLADKFLSKDGYGNTSIRRLLTCIIVRNYGEASSKNSNDFPTYDDKEMGGRKWEDLNMDCLVNVFHKVGIESLLLDVPRVCKSWHKASLDPKCWESLIFPEDIRCKIWDNGRFSKRLMMEYQENFSSTAFIKFVIDRSRGRATALGLPGCCTEEALEYAANECPELKTLKLNADLPNKQRRIIPRLIPKWKNLEVLVLDRRHRMRGILAQIALHCNNFMRLSAPGINVGYWEASAIVTLLPNLRYLVLKGATIRQKRVVMILQGCKQLVHLDVRGCTGFDEDDAEILELASHIPSFMCEGSRRNGHFPLKCLYEPLPH comes from the exons ATGGATGCGACCAGTGTGGCAGTGCATTGTTATTGGAATGGGAGAGTGAAAAAGGAAAGCAAGGATGTTGATTATGAAGGTGACAATGTGAGCATGATGCCTATAAACCTCAACTATGGAACTACGTATGCTGAATTGTTGGATAAAATATGTACAATCACAGGCATTGACAGATTTGATTTTGAGTTTAACATCGTATGCAGATACCCTATTTCTTCACGGGAATATAAACCCATCCCAATAAAGAATGATGAGGCTGTGAAACTTATGTTGGAGGTGCCAATCAGGTCTGGGGTTTCTTGTGTAGAAATATATTTGGAGAGTAATGCAGTCTCCTTTCCTGTTGAAGCAAACGCAACAGCAAATGTGCAAACATCTCCTTCGATTCGTTTGCTAGAACAAGAGAGTAATGCAGTCTATGGAGTTAATGATGGTTTAGCTGATAAATTCCTGTCCAAGGATGGCTATGGTAACACATCTATACGTAGGCTTTTGACTTGCATTATTGTTAGAAACTATGGGGAGGCATCATCTAAGAATTCAAACGATTTTCCTACATATGATGACAAGGAG ATGGGGGGACGAAAGTGGGAGGACTTAAACATGGACTGTTTGGTGAATGTGTTTCACAAAGTGGGGATAGAATCGTTGTTGTTGGATGTTCCCCGTGTATGCAAGTCATGGCATAAAGCGAGCCTCGATCCCAAGTGTTGGGAGTCTCTCATTTTTCCTGAAGACATCAGGTGTAAAATATGGGACAACGGTCGCTTTTCAAAAAGGTTAATGATGGAATACCAAGAAAATTTCTCATCCACTGCGTTCATAAAGTTTGTAATAGACCGTAGTCGTGGACGTGCCACTGCACTTGGGCTCCCTGGCTGCTGCACCGAAGAGGCACTGGAGTATGCTGCTAACGA GTGTCCTGAACTAAAGACTTTGAAATTGAATGCTGATCTACCTAACAAACAACGAAGAATTATCCCAAGGCTGATACCAAAGTGGAAAAATCTGGAAGTTTTGGTCCTCGACAGGAGACATAGGATGAGGGGAATTCTAGCCCAGATTGCCCTTCACTGCAATAACTTCATGAGGCTATCAGCTCCAGGAATCAATGTTGGCTACTGGGAAGCATCAGCCATTGTCACCTTACTACCAAACCTTAGGTACTTGGTTCTAAAGGGGGCAACCATTCGGCAGAAAAGGGTAGTGATGATCTTGCAGGGCTGCAAACAGCTTGTGCATTTAGATGTCAGGGGCTGTACTGGTTTTGATGAGGATGATGCTGAGATTCTGGAGCTTGCTTCTCATATTCCTTCCTTCATGTGTGAAGGTTCGCGCCGTAATGGTCACTTTCCCTTAAAATGTCTGTATGAACCTTTGCCACATTGA
- the LOC100263585 gene encoding ethylene-responsive transcription factor ERF023 — translation MSSSQPRPSPSSQLKPKRQSDSPFRGVRKRSWGRYVSEIRLPGKKTRVWLGSFGSPEMAARAYDAAAFFLRGDSACLNFPESAESLPRPESSSRRDIQVAAAKAAAENSAAGTDTSAGVRDLSLEDWCGFEVGDETTPFGGPVHSPLSFESFECLFDDVTTSFGDEVTFTNYPW, via the coding sequence ATGTCTTCTTCACAGCCACGCCCCTCTCCTTCTTCTCAGCTCAAACCCAAACGCCAATCCGATTCTCCCTTTCGAGGTGTCCGGAAACGCAGCTGGGGCCGGTACGTTTCAGAAATTCGCCTTCCGGGTAAGAAGACCCGGGTCTGGCTGGGATCTTTCGGGTCGCCGGAGATGGCCGCTCGGGCCTACGACGCCGCTGCGTTCTTCCTCAGGGGCGACTCGGCCTGCCTCAACTTCCCCGAATCGGCCGAGTCGCTGCCCCGCCCAGAGTCGTCTTCTAGAAGGGACATCCAGGTGGCTGCTGCAAAGGCGGCAGCGGAAAACTCTGCTGCTGGAACGGATACCAGCGCTGGGGTTCGGGACCTGAGCTTGGAGGACTGGTGTGGGTTTGAGGTTGGTGATGAAACGACGCCATTTGGAGGGCCGGTACACAGTCCTCTCAGTTTTGAGTCGTTTGAGTGCTTGTTTGATGATGTAACGACGTCGTTTGGCGATGAAGTTACGTTTACTAACTACCCCTGGTAA
- the LOC100854143 gene encoding F-box/LRR-repeat protein At3g48880 isoform X2 encodes MLIMKVTIYPISSREYKPIPIKNDEAVKLMLEVPIRSGVSCVEIYLESNAVSFPVEANATANVQTSPSIRLLEQESNAVYGVNDGLADKFLSKDGYGNTSIRRLLTCIIVRNYGEASSKNSNDFPTYDDKEMGGRKWEDLNMDCLVNVFHKVGIESLLLDVPRVCKSWHKASLDPKCWESLIFPEDIRCKIWDNGRFSKRLMMEYQENFSSTAFIKFVIDRSRGRATALGLPGCCTEEALEYAANECPELKTLKLNADLPNKQRRIIPRLIPKWKNLEVLVLDRRHRMRGILAQIALHCNNFMRLSAPGINVGYWEASAIVTLLPNLRYLVLKGATIRQKRVVMILQGCKQLVHLDVRGCTGFDEDDAEILELASHIPSFMCEGSRRNGHFPLKCLYEPLPH; translated from the exons ATGTTGATTATGAAGGTGACAAT ATACCCTATTTCTTCACGGGAATATAAACCCATCCCAATAAAGAATGATGAGGCTGTGAAACTTATGTTGGAGGTGCCAATCAGGTCTGGGGTTTCTTGTGTAGAAATATATTTGGAGAGTAATGCAGTCTCCTTTCCTGTTGAAGCAAACGCAACAGCAAATGTGCAAACATCTCCTTCGATTCGTTTGCTAGAACAAGAGAGTAATGCAGTCTATGGAGTTAATGATGGTTTAGCTGATAAATTCCTGTCCAAGGATGGCTATGGTAACACATCTATACGTAGGCTTTTGACTTGCATTATTGTTAGAAACTATGGGGAGGCATCATCTAAGAATTCAAACGATTTTCCTACATATGATGACAAGGAG ATGGGGGGACGAAAGTGGGAGGACTTAAACATGGACTGTTTGGTGAATGTGTTTCACAAAGTGGGGATAGAATCGTTGTTGTTGGATGTTCCCCGTGTATGCAAGTCATGGCATAAAGCGAGCCTCGATCCCAAGTGTTGGGAGTCTCTCATTTTTCCTGAAGACATCAGGTGTAAAATATGGGACAACGGTCGCTTTTCAAAAAGGTTAATGATGGAATACCAAGAAAATTTCTCATCCACTGCGTTCATAAAGTTTGTAATAGACCGTAGTCGTGGACGTGCCACTGCACTTGGGCTCCCTGGCTGCTGCACCGAAGAGGCACTGGAGTATGCTGCTAACGA GTGTCCTGAACTAAAGACTTTGAAATTGAATGCTGATCTACCTAACAAACAACGAAGAATTATCCCAAGGCTGATACCAAAGTGGAAAAATCTGGAAGTTTTGGTCCTCGACAGGAGACATAGGATGAGGGGAATTCTAGCCCAGATTGCCCTTCACTGCAATAACTTCATGAGGCTATCAGCTCCAGGAATCAATGTTGGCTACTGGGAAGCATCAGCCATTGTCACCTTACTACCAAACCTTAGGTACTTGGTTCTAAAGGGGGCAACCATTCGGCAGAAAAGGGTAGTGATGATCTTGCAGGGCTGCAAACAGCTTGTGCATTTAGATGTCAGGGGCTGTACTGGTTTTGATGAGGATGATGCTGAGATTCTGGAGCTTGCTTCTCATATTCCTTCCTTCATGTGTGAAGGTTCGCGCCGTAATGGTCACTTTCCCTTAAAATGTCTGTATGAACCTTTGCCACATTGA
- the LOC100241318 gene encoding probable beta-1,3-galactosyltransferase 8 isoform X1 — protein sequence MRGKLVPGKAIFILCMASFLAGSLFTTRTWTHRSYSCNNDRQLQFIPNKVALSRTGCDQNRKLIQGDDHSEDIMGEVTKTHQAIQSLDKTVSTVEMELAVGRTSQTGHQVSQDTPQNLRKAFVVIGINTAFSSRKRRDSLRETWMPRGAKRARLEKEKGVIIRFVIGHSATPGGVLDRAIDAEEEENKDFLRLNHVEGYHELSSKTRLYFSTAVSMWDADFYVKIDDDVHLNVGMLVRTLARYRYKPRIYIGCMKSGPVLSQKGVKYYEPEFWKFGEEGNKYFRHATGQIYAISKDLAAYISINAPILHRYANEDVSLGSWFIGLEVEHVDDRMMCCGTPPDNVGCEYLDCEWKTQVGNVCVASFDWSCSGICKSVERMKDVHNTCGEGDGFVWNVEL from the exons ATGAGGGGAAAACTGGTTCCGGGAAAAGCCATTTTCATTCTATGCATGGCTAGCTTTCTTGCAGGGTCGCTCTTCACTACCCGGACATGGACACACCGTTCCTATTCCTGTAACAATGACCGTCAACTTCAATTCATCCCCAACAAGGTGGCCTTGTCCAGAACAGGATGCGATCAGAATCGG AAGCTGATACAAGGAGATGATCACTCAGAAGATATAATGGGAGAAGTCACAAAGACGCATCAAGCTATTCA ATCGCTGGATAAGACAGTTTCAACGGTAGAAATGGAACTAGCAGTGGGCCGGACCAGCCAGACCGGCCACCAGGTTTCCCAAGACACCCCACAGAATCTGCGGAAAGCTTTTGTTGTGATAGGGATTAACACTGCGTTCAGCAGCAGGAAACGCCGGGACTCGCTCCGGGAAACATGGATGCCGAGAG GAGCCAAGCGCGCAAGATTGGAGAAGGAGAAAGGGGTGATTATCCGGTTTGTGATCGGACACAGCGCGACGCCGGGCGGGGTTCTGGACAGGGCCATAGACGCGGAGGAGGAGGAGAACAAGGACTTTCTTAGGCTGAACCATGTGGAGGGATACCATGAGCTCTCAAGCAAGACCCGGTTGTATTTTTCCACTGCGGTTTCGATGTGGGATGCagatttttatgttaaaatagaTGATGATGTGCACCTAAACGTGG GTATGCTAGTGAGAACACTTGCAAGGTATAGGTACAAACCTAGGATCTACATTGGATGCATGAAGTCAGGACCAGTTCTCTCTCAAAa AGGGGTGAAATATTACGAGCCAGAGTTCTGGAAATTTGGAGAGGAAGGGAACAAGTATTTCAGGCACGCCACTGGTCAAATCTATGCAATTTCGAAGGATCTAGCGGCCTACATTTCAATCAACGC GCCCATTCTACATAGATATGCCAATGAAGATGTTTCTCTGGGGTCATGGTTCATTGGCTTGGAAGTAGAGCACGTTGATGACCGTATGATGTGTTGTGGGACCCCTCCAG atAACGTTGGATGTGAATATTTAGATTGCGAATGGAAGACACAAGTTGGAAATGTATGTGTGGCATCCTTTGATTGGTCGTGCAGTGGAATATGCAAGTCTGTGGAGAGGATGAAGGATGTGCACAACACTTGTGGAGAAGGAGACGGGTTTGTTTGGAATGTTGAGCTCTAA